The nucleotide window ATCGGAAATACCGGACATCCAGGCAGTAAACGGAAGAGCAAGAATAGGATAGGCAATCTCGGTGTCTCCCATAATGCCTGCTCTCCTGATCTTAAGGAAGTTGGTAAAGCTGTCCTTCATACCCTTCCCGCTTGGATAAGTTCCAGGGTCAAGAACAATATTCTTAATACCTGCATCTGAAAAGGTCTTTGTAAGACTCTTCAATGTGTCAAGGTCATTAATAGCGGAAACAACTACAGGAACATTGTATTCAAGAGCAAGCTCACCTACTTCCTTCCAGTTATCCTTATTTGCAGCGTAGAGCAGAGGGTTGGCATCCTTTGCAGCTTCAAGGCCGGCTTTAAGAACAGCAGGATTGAAGGAACAGAAGATCATAGGGATGCCAACTTCGGAAACTTTCTTGACAGCAGCGGAAAACTTAGCAGGGTCATTGGAGACGGACCTGATAGCTACACCGTCAATAAGCAGATTGCGACCGACATAGAACTTCTTGAAGTTAGCAATGCTCTTTACCCTATCAACAAGGGCAGCATCTTCCATTGTGTCCGTCACATCAAAGAACATCTTAGTTTTGTTGAAGAAGGTCAGTTTATGACGGTAAAGAACATCGTCACCACCAATCTTGACTGCTCTATCGCCAACACCTATCACAACTTCACGAATCTCAGGAGCAAGAAGCCTGTCAAGTTCTGCGAGTTTCTTTGCAAACTTCTTCTCCTTAATAAGAGGCAGGCAGTCTGTTGTCTTCCCGGACCTATCAATCAGTTTGGAAGCAAAAGCCATACAGGTTGCTTCACCACATTCTCCACAGTTGGTCTGCGGCAGGTACTTGTAAGCTTCTAATGGGCTGTTTATCTTCATGTTTTACACCTCCGCTCCGATCCAGTTACTAATGTCAACAGGCTCTGCCTCAATGGAACCAAACAGGGTCTGAGTGATGTGTTTCAGGACAGCAACAGAAGTCGGGTGCATCATCATAAAGAGGTCGTTTCCTGCAATAGCAAGGGAAAGACCTGTAATGATTTCCCAGATAGGACCTCTGTACTCTCTCGGACCCCAGTCAGAGTCCTCCTTCAAAGGAGAGCTAACCATCCAGGACTCACGGGCACCCCAGGCGTTGGTAGTACCTGAGGACATCGGGAAAGTAAGTTCCTCGTCACCCATAAGAGCTGCAAGACGGATACGCTCCATGTTGGTGTAGGCATAATCAAGACCATAACCGAGTGCGGCAGTGGTCGGGTCCATGATGATCCGGTCTCTTGGAACGTTGCACTGCTTCATGAGTTTCCTGTTAAGTTCCTTCTGGGCATTCATATCCAGCTGGGTCCAGGAAAGGATATCGTGGTCGTACTTTACTGCAGCTTCTGCAATCTTGGCATAGTCAAGGTTCAGGCTGGCAGATGCAATAAGGCAGCGTTCGCCTTCGGCAACTTCGGCAGCTTTAGCAAGAACCTCAGGATCTTTCTGCGGGTTACCGGACCCACCGATTGCAATTGGCACATCAACAGCCTGAAGGACTTCTTCTACAGTCTTAGCTGCATCTTTGGGTGAGGTGTCCTTGATAAGAGGGTCGGTTGAAATAAGGTGAATAGTAATCATGTCAGCGTTGAATTTCTCAACGTTCTTCTTTGCCCATTCACCAGGGTTGTCCATTACATCGTCGTAGTTCTCCTTGACAGCTTTTGCAAGACCGAGTCTCATGTCGAAAACGTCAATGGTAACCTGGTTCCTGTTGGGCATGGGAGCGTCAGGGAAGAAAGGAAGGGCTTTCTCGCCACCGAGCAACACTCTCTTGCCACGGCTTCCGCCGTCTGCAGAGGTGTTGCCGATTGGAACTTCCTGAATCTGGTTTGTCCATTCGGCAATGTTCGCAACATCGAACTTGGCAGGAATGAGATCCTTAAATTTAGGAGCTGCAAGAGCAGGGGAAATTCCAGGAGCAGCGCCAGGAGCACCAGCAACAGGGGCACCAATGCCGACAGGGACGCCAAACATGTTAGCAAGCCGTGCAAAGTGCTGGGCAAGTATTGCATTCTCCTGACCGAGAAGAGCAGCAAGCATCGGGTCAAAGCCGCCTCCGAGGCCACTAAGATCAAGCTCAATGTCACCTTCAATGGTCACACCTTCAAGGGACAGTATTTCCATATCCTTGAACATGTCTGTCATTTCTGATAACTTAACTTTCTTTGCCATGTAAACCTCACCTTTTACGTAAGTTTTCCGTTTTGAGGAGTGAATAGATAAATAAAGAAATTACAGAATTTACTTCCGGATTCTTCCTTAGAGGAAAGAAAAATGGGGCAGAAGTAAACTCTGCTCCGTTATTTCACATTATTTTGAATAAATTTCAAGCCCGGAAAACGGGCAAAGGAATCTTTATCTCTTTCCTTGTGTTCTGCAACGTTCAAAAGAAAACGGGATTAGAATCCCAGTTCTTTTACAATACTTTCAATTTCAATTGCAGCAACCGAGTCATCCGAGATTTCAAAGAGAGGTATACCTTTTATATCCATTTCCTCGATTTTAGGGTCGAGAGGAATCATACCTATCATATTGAGTTTAAGATCCTCTGCCAGTTTGACAAGCTTTTCGCGGTTAGCATCCGTAACCTTGTTTGCAATAACGTGAATTTTACCAACGTTTGAGTCAAGCTCATCAACAAGTTCATGAATTCTTTCAGCAGTCCTGAATCCCCTGCGAGAAGCATCTGTTACGACAATAAGGTCATCGATATCACGGATAATCTTCCGGCTGAAATGCTCAAGACCGGCCTCTGCATCAATGATAACCACATCATAATTCACGATCAGTTTATCCATGATGCCCCTGAGGAGGTTGTTTACATAACAGTAACAACCTGAACCTTCGGGACGGCCCATGACCAGCAGGTCGTATCCGGGCATTTCCTCGATGATCTCATAAACCTTGCTTTTGAGTACGGACTCTTTATTCATATCGGGGTTGTCAGGCCTTGGTTTGGTGATCTCAGCCTGTAAATACTCCTTTGCATCCCCGATTGTTTTTACGTCCTCACAGCCAAGGGTTTCAGGCAGGTTAGTGTCTGCATCAGCATCAACTGCAAGCAGAAACTTACCCTTTTTGGAAAGGGAGCGGATCAGAAGAGCCGCTACCGCTGTTTTACCAGTCCCACCTTTTCCCGTTATTGCAATTACTTTTGTCACAGAATACCCCATTGGATTGTTTTTCGTTGCAGACGATTAAGTATCGTCACCAAACTGCGTTTATTCCTTCTTCTCGCTGATGACCATTCTGTCGATGGAGATCTTTGCATTCTTGAAGGTGATCTTTATTCCACCGGCTTTACCAGCAGGCATCATTGGCATTGAAGCCATTGCAGGCATCTGGAACCCAGCTGCAGGCATCATCATCGGAGCGGCTGCAACAGCTGTTTCTTCGGCTTCTTCCTCTTCTTCCTCTTCTTCCTCTTCTTCTGCAGCTGCCCAGGTAGCAACAACAGGGTGGTTCTTCTCCTGCAGGAAAGCCTTCAGGGACTCAATGTCAGTTGCATCGTTCTCAGTTGCAATCTTATCTTTGAGGTCTTCAGGAATGGTGTCGGCAATCTTTTCCTTGAGCATGGCAGGGAGCCAGACAACTCTGTTCCAGCCGCCGTCAGCCTGGATGAACTTGGGGGAATAGAAGTAGGCAACACCGATACCCAGGAAACCTACTATCTGTTTTCCGCCGCCTGTCTGGCCAGCCATGGTTGAGAAACCAATACCATTAGGAGCCATTCCCTGGTATTCTCTGTTAACCCAGCCAATACCGTCAACTTCAGGGATGTAGAACCCGACTACTTCGAAGCAGCCACAGGAAGTGTGTGGGGAGTCAAAGAAGGAGTGGAGTTTGATTTTGCTGAATTCGCCACTGGAAAGCTTTACAGCAATGTCGTTGACACCGGAGTACTCACCTGTATTGGCATCAAGAAGGTCACCCTTTGCAATTGCGAACTGTGGGCCTTCTGGGTCTACTTTTGCTGCTGCACGGCCGTCGAACCAGTTAATTGCACCACAGAGGGAAACTCTGTCAGGGGAAACTACACAGACGTTGGTCGGAGCAAAGGACTGGCAGAGGGTACATCCGTAGAAGACATCGACATCCTCATCGCGGAGATCCTTTGTCCTGGCGTCTCTTGCCTTGAAGATCTCTTTTGCTTCTGCCAGCTGTTTCTCAACTTCGGCCTGGTCGGTGTAGAAGGTCACCTGCATCTTCTCGATAAAGGGAAGTTCGGTCTTGAAGAGCATCATGACAGCCTGCCCGAAGGGCTTGAAGGAGTCCATCTTTGCAGCTGTATCCTTGGAAACTCTCATCCAGACGTCGTACCTCTGGTTCAGGTGCATAATGCCCTGGCAGTAGTTTATGAAGTCGTGGACACGTCTTTCGACGACAGACTCAAGGTCAGGCTCTACAAGTTCTCCGCCGATGTTGAAGATCATTGCCCAGGGATAGGTTTTGCCCTCTTCCATATCTTTGAGATCGGGACCAATAATTGTAACCTTGTCATCTTCAATCTCGTCCATGGCCTTTGCACGGACAAGCTCGAGACCAAGGGACTTTGGGCCGCCGAGTTCAACAAACATTCCTTCCTTTCTTACTCTTTCTCCTTCAAACATTGGGGAAATCTCAAATGGGAATTCTGCCATTATATTTTGCCTCCTAAATCCAAATTATAATGCATTAATAAGTTCATCCAGGGCAGCATAGTGGTCTGCCTTACTCAGATTTCCGAAAGACATCGTCGCGTTCTGGATGTAATTTCTGTCAATTGCTATTGCTTTTACATCTGAAAAATTCTTTGTTCCGGACAATACTTGATTAATATAGTATTTTATATGCCCTAAAACAATGAGTGTGTCATAAGTTCCGTTACCATCAAGCCCTGGCCAGTTAGGGTCAGTTACATAAAAGCCGAGCTGGTGCAAATTGATATACTTGGCATCCACATCCTTGTCCACAAAGCCAGGCATTGAGCTGCCAGTTGCTGCAATAGGGATGTTTTTTGCTTTTGAGATCTTCACTGCCCTGTCAAGTAGTTCCGGGTCAAGGATTTTGGTCCCAACCACAAGAAGTGGCCTCTTTGCTTTTGAAATCAGTTTGGCTGCGATCTCGGGAGTTGTTGCTTTTGCAGTTGTTACTCCGTAACTGGTGAAGAGCTTGGTATTTTTGGTAGTGTCTACCATTTTCAGGCCCCCTTGCAAAGTCTCTTAAGGTTAGTTGGCTGTGCAGAGACATCGAACTTGATCTTCGGACCGGAGATGATCTTCCTCTTCTTCCAATCAATTTCCCAGCCGTGCTCTTTTTCGAGTCTCTTAAGGAGTTCTTCACGCTTGGCAAGCGGGAGGTCAGCCTCGTTTCTGACAAACTTCCACCAGTCTTCAGGTTCTACACCGAGGTACTTTTTGGAAAGCTCCATCCAGTGAGTTAGCTTTATTGACCTGCCCATGCTGTTATCGGACGGACGGATGCAGGCTTTTGCCATCATCGGGATTGCTTCCTGCCAGGTTTCTGCAGTTGTCAGCAGGAATTCCGGCGCTGGTGGGATGTTCATCTCTGAGCCGTCTCTTGCATCATAGACTTTCCACTTGGACTCGTCATAATTCTTGGCGATCAGGGCTCTCCTGTATTTAGAACTGTGGGGGCCGAGCACTGCAGGGATACCATATATGTTACATCCAGTACCGATAGCAGCAGCCTTTTGCGAATATGCACCCCAGGCAAGTCCGCATGCACCCACACGGTTGAGAGTATAGTCTGCAACTTCTGCCAGGTTTCCTGCAAGGACTCTACCTGCGAAAATCCCGGCAACTTTTTCTGCGGCCCCACTGATGTGTGAATTGGACACACAGGAGCCAGTGTTAAGCAGTCCACCACCTGCGAATGTACCAGGATACTTTTCGTAGAGGGTCTTGCCTTCTTCATCCTTGTACATACCGATGTCCATTGCAGAACACCCGCTTACAGCCAGGAGGTAGTTTCTTTTCAGGAACTCTTCGGCAATTAGGTAGACATCTTTAGTACCAGCTGGATAGTTTGGACATCCGATGATAGCGATAATACCAGGAGTAGTTCCCATAACAAGGTTCAGGCCTTCTTTCCTGATTTCCGCATCACTTGCCTGTCCTCTGCCAGCTCTGACCCAACCTTTCTCTTCACCGATGGCCTTCTGTGCAGCCTTCTCCATTACACTCACGATTGGTATGTCCTTCTTACATACCTGTTCACAGCGGCGGCATCCAATACAGCGGTCGTGGAGAGCTTCAAGATATTCGTAGCTACCTTTGGATGCATATTCCAGAGCTTCTGGAATTTCGAGCTCTTCTGGGCATGCAAGCAGGCATTCTCCACACTTGGCGCACTTGTCAATATATGACTTAAACTCCTCATCAGTCGGAATTGCTGTTATGCCTTCTGCATCACGGATCGGAGCCATTACCTCAGCAAGCTTCGGGACAAGTTCTCCAAGTTTTTCATAGTCCAGCATTACACAACCAGGAATTGCTCCTGACTTTAATTCCTCAATTATTGAATCCACATCTGCATCTGTACGATCCGGTAGTCCCATCATGATTTTTTCATTGGACGCTATCACAGGGATCTTGAGTTTCTGGGACTCGGATAAAACATCACCGCGGACGCACTGTTCGTCGACAACAATAACATCAGGCATTCCGGAGCGGATAACCTTCAGTTCTTTGGCCAGAGACCCTACGATCTTGGCGTATGGAGCTCTCCTGTCAGCTTCCTTGTACCTGGTCATATCGAATGCGGTACAGCAAAGGCCGGCAATTTCCATCTTATCGGTCAGGTTGTTGTCTTCCATGTAGTCCATAATATAGGTTACACCGGCAACGTTGTGTCCGATTGCAACAATAAGTGGCTTGGACTTGTCAATAGACCCCATACCGATTTCAATGAGAGGGGCTTCAGGATCAGCTTTCGGGAAATCATATGCTGAAACCTGAGCGATATCAGAAACTTCCATACCAACGTGGTCAAGACTACCGCTGAATAGGGCTTTTGAATCATAGTCAATTTCTGCGCTTTCCTGCCCTGCATGGATGGTTGCAAGGAGCTGGGTGAGCTCTTCTTCAACATACTCCATTGGGGCTCTGCATTCTCCAAGGGTCTTCGGGCTGTATCCCGTACAGATTGTGACGTTTGGAGTCAGAACATTAGATTCTCCTAGACTAATAGGATAGTCTTCACCAAAGACTTCTATTACATGTTCAAGCAGGTGACGACCGTGGGCAGCGTGACATGCAGTACCTGTAATTACACGGAGGAAGAATTCCCTTCCTGTTTGGCCTGCCATGTCAATACCACAGGCACCTCTCTTGTTTCCAGACAGGTCACATGGTCCATAAGTACAGTAGCAGCACTGATCACACATGGGGGTCAAGACAGGCTCATAGCGGTTGAGCAGGAGGAAATTCCAATCATTTCTATAAGCTGCCATATTTGCCAGAGGGGTCGGACCCATCGGTCCTAGCTCTTTTTCCTCTTTTGCCTCTTTGGCAACCTCCTTTGCTGCCCCTACAATATTATTAATAGTGATCTGAACGGATTCCAGATCTTCGATAGAAAAACTCCCGGTAGTTAGTTTGCTCATTTGAGCTTTACCTCCTAAATTTGTTTAAAGTCGACTTTACCAAGACGATTGCAATTATCATACTCGGCATATTCTTCATGATTGTACATTATATATTTTGCCGTCTGCTTAAAGTTACAACCGTGTAAGTAAATGCGCTTCTGGTAAAATGCTATTAACTATTTTTTCAACTAGCAAGTATTTCACCAGCGTTTTTCCAGCTAAAGTCGTTTTTAGAGGAAATATTTCCATGTAAAAGTCGTTTTTAGGGTTTAATTTCTCTTCAAAGCTGTTTTTACACCCTTTTTGTCAAAAAAAACCGTTTTTGCCAACGATTGAGACCTTAATCCTAACAAGAGGTCGCTACCGATGGATAATAAACACTAATTAATTGTCTTAACGTACCAAATC belongs to Methanosarcina barkeri 3 and includes:
- the acsC gene encoding acetyl-CoA decarbonylase/synthase complex subunit gamma gives rise to the protein MKINSPLEAYKYLPQTNCGECGEATCMAFASKLIDRSGKTTDCLPLIKEKKFAKKLAELDRLLAPEIREVVIGVGDRAVKIGGDDVLYRHKLTFFNKTKMFFDVTDTMEDAALVDRVKSIANFKKFYVGRNLLIDGVAIRSVSNDPAKFSAAVKKVSEVGIPMIFCSFNPAVLKAGLEAAKDANPLLYAANKDNWKEVGELALEYNVPVVVSAINDLDTLKSLTKTFSDAGIKNIVLDPGTYPSGKGMKDSFTNFLKIRRAGIMGDTEIAYPILALPFTAWMSGISDPVSASYWETAMAAVFTIRYGDVMILHSLEPYATLPEVHLAETIYTDPRTPVAVDSKMYKVGTPDENSPVLFTTNFALTYYTVESDLSSNGINCYLLAVNTDGIGVEAAVAGGQLTADKVKDAFEKSGFDLKTDVNHNTVITPGLAARLQGDLEDKLGAKVLVGPMDSGRLPGFMEKNWPPKK
- the cdhD gene encoding CO dehydrogenase/acetyl-CoA synthase subunit delta — translated: MAKKVKLSEMTDMFKDMEILSLEGVTIEGDIELDLSGLGGGFDPMLAALLGQENAILAQHFARLANMFGVPVGIGAPVAGAPGAAPGISPALAAPKFKDLIPAKFDVANIAEWTNQIQEVPIGNTSADGGSRGKRVLLGGEKALPFFPDAPMPNRNQVTIDVFDMRLGLAKAVKENYDDVMDNPGEWAKKNVEKFNADMITIHLISTDPLIKDTSPKDAAKTVEEVLQAVDVPIAIGGSGNPQKDPEVLAKAAEVAEGERCLIASASLNLDYAKIAEAAVKYDHDILSWTQLDMNAQKELNRKLMKQCNVPRDRIIMDPTTAALGYGLDYAYTNMERIRLAALMGDEELTFPMSSGTTNAWGARESWMVSSPLKEDSDWGPREYRGPIWEIITGLSLAIAGNDLFMMMHPTSVAVLKHITQTLFGSIEAEPVDISNWIGAEV
- a CDS encoding AAA family ATPase, which codes for MTKVIAITGKGGTGKTAVAALLIRSLSKKGKFLLAVDADADTNLPETLGCEDVKTIGDAKEYLQAEITKPRPDNPDMNKESVLKSKVYEIIEEMPGYDLLVMGRPEGSGCYCYVNNLLRGIMDKLIVNYDVVIIDAEAGLEHFSRKIIRDIDDLIVVTDASRRGFRTAERIHELVDELDSNVGKIHVIANKVTDANREKLVKLAEDLKLNMIGMIPLDPKIEEMDIKGIPLFEISDDSVAAIEIESIVKELGF
- the cdhC gene encoding CO dehydrogenase/CO-methylating acetyl-CoA synthase complex subunit beta translates to MAEFPFEISPMFEGERVRKEGMFVELGGPKSLGLELVRAKAMDEIEDDKVTIIGPDLKDMEEGKTYPWAMIFNIGGELVEPDLESVVERRVHDFINYCQGIMHLNQRYDVWMRVSKDTAAKMDSFKPFGQAVMMLFKTELPFIEKMQVTFYTDQAEVEKQLAEAKEIFKARDARTKDLRDEDVDVFYGCTLCQSFAPTNVCVVSPDRVSLCGAINWFDGRAAAKVDPEGPQFAIAKGDLLDANTGEYSGVNDIAVKLSSGEFSKIKLHSFFDSPHTSCGCFEVVGFYIPEVDGIGWVNREYQGMAPNGIGFSTMAGQTGGGKQIVGFLGIGVAYFYSPKFIQADGGWNRVVWLPAMLKEKIADTIPEDLKDKIATENDATDIESLKAFLQEKNHPVVATWAAAEEEEEEEEEEEAEETAVAAAPMMMPAAGFQMPAMASMPMMPAGKAGGIKITFKNAKISIDRMVISEKKE
- the cdhB gene encoding CO dehydrogenase/acetyl-CoA synthase complex subunit epsilon translates to MVDTTKNTKLFTSYGVTTAKATTPEIAAKLISKAKRPLLVVGTKILDPELLDRAVKISKAKNIPIAATGSSMPGFVDKDVDAKYINLHQLGFYVTDPNWPGLDGNGTYDTLIVLGHIKYYINQVLSGTKNFSDVKAIAIDRNYIQNATMSFGNLSKADHYAALDELINAL
- the cdhA gene encoding CO dehydrogenase/acetyl-CoA synthase complex subunit alpha, with translation MSKLTTGSFSIEDLESVQITINNIVGAAKEVAKEAKEEKELGPMGPTPLANMAAYRNDWNFLLLNRYEPVLTPMCDQCCYCTYGPCDLSGNKRGACGIDMAGQTGREFFLRVITGTACHAAHGRHLLEHVIEVFGEDYPISLGESNVLTPNVTICTGYSPKTLGECRAPMEYVEEELTQLLATIHAGQESAEIDYDSKALFSGSLDHVGMEVSDIAQVSAYDFPKADPEAPLIEIGMGSIDKSKPLIVAIGHNVAGVTYIMDYMEDNNLTDKMEIAGLCCTAFDMTRYKEADRRAPYAKIVGSLAKELKVIRSGMPDVIVVDEQCVRGDVLSESQKLKIPVIASNEKIMMGLPDRTDADVDSIIEELKSGAIPGCVMLDYEKLGELVPKLAEVMAPIRDAEGITAIPTDEEFKSYIDKCAKCGECLLACPEELEIPEALEYASKGSYEYLEALHDRCIGCRRCEQVCKKDIPIVSVMEKAAQKAIGEEKGWVRAGRGQASDAEIRKEGLNLVMGTTPGIIAIIGCPNYPAGTKDVYLIAEEFLKRNYLLAVSGCSAMDIGMYKDEEGKTLYEKYPGTFAGGGLLNTGSCVSNSHISGAAEKVAGIFAGRVLAGNLAEVADYTLNRVGACGLAWGAYSQKAAAIGTGCNIYGIPAVLGPHSSKYRRALIAKNYDESKWKVYDARDGSEMNIPPAPEFLLTTAETWQEAIPMMAKACIRPSDNSMGRSIKLTHWMELSKKYLGVEPEDWWKFVRNEADLPLAKREELLKRLEKEHGWEIDWKKRKIISGPKIKFDVSAQPTNLKRLCKGA